Genomic window (Sulfurovum sp. NBC37-1):
CTTCTGGTCCTCTTCTCCGGGCCGATCTTTGGTGTGTTCATGAGTACCAATCTGCTGTGGTTCTTCATTTTCTGGGAGTTGACACTGGTACCGATGTTTTTTCTGGTCGGTATCTGGGGTGCGGAAGGGCGCATTTACGCGGCGGTCAAATTCTTCCTCTATACCCATGTCGCTTCCATGCTGATACTGTTGGCATTCTTTCTCATCTACAAAGAGACAGGCATCTTCGATATGACGATGGTCAAAGAAGCAATGTTGAGCACGCCGGTACTGGTCTGGTGGCTGCTTTTTATCGGTTTTGCCGTAAAGATGCCGATATTCCCTTTTCATACCTGGCTGCCGGATGCACACGTGCAGGCACCCGCACCCGTCTCTGCCCTTCTGGCGGGAGTCCTGCTGAAAATGGGTGCCTACGCGATGATCCGTATGGTCGTATTGATGCTCCCCGAACAGTCGGAGCATTTCGCCTGGGTGATCCTGGTGCTTGGACTGGTGACGCTCTTTTATGCCGGTTTCATGGCACTCTATGAGACGCATCTCAAAAAGATGGTCGCCTACAGCTCCATTTCGCATATGGGCCTGGTCACTGTGGCCATTGCTACCCTGAGCTATGCAGGCCTCTCTGCCGCACTCTATGAAATGATAGGACATGCGCTCATCATTTCGCCGCTCTTTCTGATCGCGGGATTCCTGCACAGCCGAACCGGAAGCTGGCAGATGAAGGATATGGGAGGGTTGATGCAGAAAGCACCGTACCTTTCCGCCATCTTTGTACTGGCTGGCCTGGCGGCACTCGGACTTCCGGGGACCATGGGGTTCATCGGTGAACTGACTATTCTGATCGCTGCGATAGAACAGTATGGTATCGGATTGATCGTGGTGGCTCTGGGTTCCATGATAGGCGCAGGGTATATTATCTGGACGTTCAGGCGTGTGGTGTACGGGGAGAAGTCCGCTCTGGTGGAAAAAAGTGATTTCAGAATGAACAGGGTCGAGTTCGCTGCCCTGATCATTTTTGCGCTGGGCATCATAGGTTTTGGCCTCTTCCCGTCCGTCCTGTTCGACACGATCAATGCAGCCTTCAGCATGCTGCTTACCTCAGGAGGTGCCTTATGATAAGTGCGTTTTCCATTTTATTTGCCGCCTCGCTGTTGAGCCTGCTGCTGCACAGAACGAAGTTCCTGCAGCCCTTTGCGCTGACAGCCTTGATAGCCGGTCTGGTATTGAGCGGCACTTCCGTTGGCTTGAACGGTTTCGAGACCTCTGCCGCAATGACGCTTTTTACGGTGGTCATGCTTATTGTACTCATCGCCTTTGTACTGCATGAAAAGAACGATACGACGATCACGCAGGCGCTCTTCCTCGCTACGGCTTCCGTGGCGCTGCTGCAGAGCCGGACGATGCTTGCGTTCATTGTCTCGTTCGAAGCGGTGAGCCTGATCTCCATTGTGCTTGTGAGCGATATCAGAACCAAAGCGCAGGCGGAAGGTGCCGTGAAGATGTTCATTGCCGGGGCCATCGCAACGGGTATGCTTCTGTTGGGTGCTGCCTTCTACCTGATGGGAGGTGGCGTGCTGGATGCACCTGTCACAAGCAACGGAAACCTCTTCTCTCTGGCAGGCATTTATGTGATGCTCTTTGCCGTGTTCTACAAGCTGACCATCGTTCCCATGCACGGATGGGCGGCAGATACCTATGCGCTGGTACGCCATTCTCATGCGGCACTCCTGACCGGAGTGGCCAAAACGATTGTGGCTCTGGCAGCGTTCAGGCTTTTTGCACCTTCTCTCGCCCAAACAGTCGAAATGAGCGTGCCTCTACTGGCCATTCTGGCAGTTGTGACGATGACACTGGGGAATTTCATGGCACTCTACCAGAAAAAACTCGCACGCATGTTGGCCTACTCGTCTATTGCCCATGCGGGGTATATGCTGCTGGCATATGTGGCGGTCAAGAGCGGATATGCCTCCACCGGGCTGCTCTATATGGCGATCGCCTACATCTTCATGCAGACCGCTGTCTTCCTGGTACTTGACACCCTGCGCAATAAGTACGGTATGCAGACACTTGAAGATGTCAAGGGACTGGCAAAAGGGAACGGTGTACTGGCATTCTTCTTTACTGTGCAGCTCTTCTCTCTTGCGGGTATTCCGCTGCTGGCGGGTTTCCTCGGAAAAGCGGTGGTCTTCTATGCCGTTGTCGATGCGGGACTCTGGTACGTTGCGCTGATCGCACTGCTGAACTCGGCACTCTCAGTAGGGTACTATGCCTGGATCGTCAAACATCTCTATTTTGACGAAGCTGAAGCGTCCGTGATATTCAAAGCCGAAGAGAAGTTTACCGTGATGTCTCAGCTCATACTCTTCGGGGGTACGCTCTATTTCGGTATCTTTGCCTTCGTGGTTTTCGCTGTAGGCAAGAGTTTTTAAATCGGAAGGAAACAGTATGAACATAAAAGGAATACAATGGAAACGATAACATGCGATGTACTCATCATCGGCGGGGGTCCTGCCGGTGGTGTGTGTGCCGTAACGGCAAAGATGAACTACCCGCAGAAAAAAGTGCTGGTAGTGCGGGAGATGGAAGTACAGATGGTTCCTTGTGCGATCCCTTATGTCTTCGGCACTACGCTTGGAAGCAGTGAAAAGAATGTCGCTTCCTGTGCGAAAGCTGAAGAGATGGGCATAGAGACCATCATAGCCAAAGTGGAAGAGGTGAATACCGAAGCCAAAATGGCACGTACGTCTGCACATGAGATCCATTTTGACAAGTTGGTGTTCGCGACAGGCTCCGTTCCTTTTGTCCATGCTTCCCTGCAGCCTTCTTTAGCATTTGAAGGAGTCTTTACTGTTCCAAAGAACAAACAGCTCATAGACAAGGCGAAAACCTATATCGATAATGTTAAAAACATTGTTGTAGTGGGTACCGGGTTTATCGGTATCGAGATGGCGATGGAACTCAAAGAGAGTGGCAAAAACGTAACCGTCATAGGCGGAAGCAAACATATTCTCAAAGGAACCTTTGACTCGGAAGTCGCCATGCAGGCTGAAGAGATCCTGCTGGCACATGATGTTGCCTTTATCAGTGAAGACAGAGTCAGCGGTGTACTGGACGACAATGGCAGCAAGATCGTCCGTGGCGTACAGCTGAAAAGTGGAAGGGTCGTCCCTGCACAGGCAGTCATTCTGGCAACAGGATACAAGCCCAACACCCAACTGGCGAAAGAGGCAGGTCTTTTCCTGGGACATTACGGCGGTATCTGGGTCGATGAATATATGCGTACAGCCAATCATGATGTTTTTGCTGTAGGTGACTGTTGTGCCAGAAGAGGCTTCATTAGTAAAGTGCCCTCGAAGGTTATGCTGGCATCTACTTCTGCTGCAGAAGGCCGTATGGCAGGGAGTTCTCTGTTCGGTTTTAAGTACCTTAAGGGATTCAGCGGTACCATTGCCATCTTCTCGACCATGGTAGGGACTACGGCATTCTCTTCCGCCGGGATCACGGAAGAGGAAGCACGCAAGTCAGGTGCTGATATCGTGGTGGGAAGCTTTACCGGTATGAACAGACACCCCGGAAGCATTCCCGGTGCACATAAACAGTTCGTCAAACTGGTTGCCATGCGACATAGCGGACAGATCATAGGTGGTCAGATCGTCGGCGGGAACGAAACGGGAGAAATGATCAATATCATCGGAGTGATGATAGAAACCAAGATGACCATTTACCAGGTGATGTCCATGCAGGTAGCTACTCAGCCTATGCTGACGGCTGCACCGACCAATTATCCCATTGTGATGGCTGCGGCCATGATCGCCCAGAAAATCGAAAATCACTAAAAAAAGGTAACTATACGGATGGTGCCAACATCACCGGTTTCACGCATGTAGCCGATGCTAAGATCGTGGAGGGGATCTAACCACTAAAACAGAGTGGGGATAGTGCTTTCCCTCTCCCTCCCGGAAAGCCCCTCTATGAAAAGAGCCTGCTGAAGAACGATCCTTTTCCTGCAAGCTTATCTATCAGTTCGAAATAGTATGTTTCATTCTTCAGCCCCAGTTCGGGGTATTTCAGCTTTCCGTCCGGCATCACCGCTATGGTGAAGGGGACGGACTGTATCTTGAACGCCGAAGCGAGTTTCGGATTTCGGCTGACATCGCACTTCACTACAGGGATACCGTTCTCCTCTCCGTATTTTTCCAATCTTTCGTCTATCAGCTGCATCAGCATCTGGCATGGGCCGCAGGTAGGGGAGTAAAAGTCTATAAAGACAGGCGTGTCATTGTTCTTGATGATCGTTTCGTAGTTTTTATCTGTAAGTTCCATGGTAAAAGTATAGCTTTCTTTTCATTACATGCTATAATTTATTAAAAGAGAAGGAGAGAAGATGGAAATGAAAAGCAATTATGTAGATATTTTCAAACGGGAGATATTCCCTGCAAAGGTCAGAGTTGAAAAAGGAAAGATCGCTTCTATAGAAAGAATTGATACACCTTGTGATACCTACATACTCCCCGGATTTGTTGATGCGCATATCCACATTGAGAGTTCCATGCTCCCGCCCAGTGAGTTCGCCCGTCTCGCCGTCTGCCACGGTACGGTTGCTACCGTGTCAGACCCGCACGAGATAGCCAATGTTCTGGGAATACCCGGTGTTGGGTATATGCTGGACAACAGTGAAATGACACCGTTCAAATTCTACTTTGGGGCTTCTCCCTGCGTTCCTGCCACTACGTTCGAGACCAGTGGTGCGACACTGGGGCCCGACGAGATAGAAAGCCTGTTGAAAATGCCGCAGATCAAATACCTTTCTGAAGTGATGAATTTTCCCGGTGTGATCAATGGTGACCCTGACATGCTGGCGAAGATTGCAAAAGCCAAAGCATTACACAAACGTATCGATGGGCATGCCCCCGGGCTCAGAGGAGATGAGCTGACAAAATATATCGAGGCGGGTATCGAGACCGACCATGAAGCTTTCACCTACGAAGAGGGGTTGGAAAAGCTGCAGAAGGGTATGAAAATACTCATACGTGAAGGCTCGGCTGCCAAGAATTTCGAAGCGCTTGCACCGCTCATTCCTGCCTATCCGAACAAACTGATGTTCTGTTCGGACGACCGGCATCCCAATGATCTTGCCAGAGAGCACATTGACGGACATGTCAGACGGGCGATCGCCAAAGGGTATGATCTCTTTGATGTACTCAGGATCGCCTCGGTCAATCCGGTTGAGCATTATGGGCTTGAAGTTGGGTTGCTGAGGGTAGGGGACCCGGCTGATTTTATTGTAGTAGAAGACCTGAAAGATTTTAAAGTCCTTCAAACGGTCATCGATGGAGAGATCGTTGCCAGAGGAAAGAAACCGCTGATCGATTCCGTTACGGTGGAAACCCCCAACCATTTTCATACCGGAATAAAAAAAGAGGAAGATTTTATATTGGAGCGCTGTGTCCATACGGAGATCATTCATGCCCTCGACCATTCTTTGATCACGGAAGAGGAGATCATGGATCTTTCCTCCGGGAAAGCGAAAGATGTGCTGAAGATCACGGTGGTGAACCGTTATGAAGATGTAAAGCCGGCTGTAGCGTACGTGCATGGGTTTGGCCTCAAGAAAGGTGCCATTGCTTCGAGTGTCGCGCATGATTCGCATAATATCATTGCGGTAGGGTGCAGTGATGCCTTGATTGCCAAAGCGGTCAATACGATCATCGGGAACCGGGGCGGGATCTGTGCAGTAACAGAAGAAGAAATCGAAGTCCTGAGTCTTCCGATTGCGGGGTTAATGAGTGACAAAGACGGTTTTGAAGTGGCAAATCGTTACGCTGATCTCGACAGGATGGTACGGGAATATTTTACTTCACTACTAAGCGCACCTTTCATGACACTCTCTTTCATGGCACTTCTGGTCATTCCTGAACTTAAACTCAGCGACAAAGGGTTGTTTGATGGACGCAGCTTTCATTTTATAGATTCCTGCAGGAGATAGATATGGGATTTTTCAAACTCAAAGAGCATGGAACTGATGTTAAAACAGAAGTGATAGCCGGAGTCAGTACGTTTCTTGCCATGCTATACATCATTCCGGTCAATGCAGCCATCATGAGTGAGGCAGGTATGCCTTATGATGCTTTGGTGACCGCAACGGCAGTAATGACGATTCTTGCCACACTTATTAATGCTTTCTGGTCCAATACCCCTGTAGCCATGAGTGTCGGGATGGGACTCAATGCCTTCTTCACCTTTGGATTGGTCAAAGGAATGGGGATGACCTGGCAGACGGCACTGGGTGTGGAAGTGGTTTCCAGTACGCTTTATGTATTGGTCACGATGACACCGCTTCGGCGCTGGCTCATCGAGACGATGCCGATGGATTTCAAACGGGCTGTCAGTGCGGGTATCGGTGCATTCATTTCATTCATCGGACTGGAGCAGTTGCATATCATCGTTAAGAGTGATGCGACACTGGTCACACTCGGGAAACTCAGTGAAGCACCGGTACTGATGGGCATACTTTCCCTGCTTCTTGCACTGTTTCTGTTGCTGAAAAAAGTACGCGGTGCCTTCATCGTCTCCATTGCGGCGACGACAGTGCTGGCATGGCTGTTGGGTATTGCCAAATTGCCTGAAAGTTTTATCTCTATGCCCGCATCGATGTCACCACTTCTGTTTAAGATGGATATAGTTGAGGTGCTGAAGCTATCGATGGTTCCGGTACTGCTGACTTTCTTGATCACCGATATCTTTGATACGCTGGGAACACTGACGGGGCTTGGTCTGCGTGCCGGTCTGTATGAAGGGAAGCGTTCTGTTGCACTTGAGAAGAGCATACAGGCGGATGCTGCAGGTACGTTTATGAGCGGTTTTGCAGGGGTGACCAGTACGACACCCTTCATCGAAAGTGCTGCAGGGGTAGAGGCAGGAGGCCGGACAGGACTTACGGCACTTGTAACGGCGCTGCTTTTCATCCTTCCGCTTTTCGCTTTGCCGTTTTTCAAAGCCATTCCCTCCTTTGCCATCTACCCGGTCCTGATACTGGTAGGTACGATGATGTTCTCCGAGCTGCGCTCCATCAACTATGATGACCCTGCCATGCAGTACAGTACGTTCTTCACCGTACTGGGTATGCCTATGACCTATTCGATCACAGACGGGCTGATGCTAGGTGCTTTGGTCTATGTGGTGGTAAAAGTGATGAAGGGCAAAATAAGGGAAACAAGTAAAGGGATGATAGCCTTGGCGGGAATCGCTGTACTGCTATTCTTCTTTTTGTAGTGTCTATTTGAATGATCGAGATTTTGGTAAAACTTACTGGTGCAGGTTTCATGTATAATATAGGTAGATAATATTATTATTAAAATAAACGGTGTGAAAGGTACTCTTTCAATGAAATGTATAGGTAGATATATTTTGTTGCTTATGGCAATGTTCAGTTTTGCCTTTTGCGCAAACATCCCCGAGAAGGTTTCCGTACAGCTTCAGTGGAAACATCAGTTTGAGTTCGCCGGCTTTTATGCGGCCAAAGAGAAAGGGTTTTACAAAGAAGTGGGGCTGGATGTCGATTTGATAGAATTTGACGGTGGATCAAATACTATCGATAGGGTACTCAGTGGTGATGTAACATTCGGTGCGACTTATTCTACGTTGATCTACCGTTATCTTAAAGGCGATCCGCTTGTGTTGTTGGCCAACTTTTTCAAGCAGTCACCCCTTGTGCTTGTCACTCAAAAACAGTTCAAACTGCCAAGCGATCTGAAGGGCAAAAAGGTGATGGTGTCCGATACTACTGTGAACGATGCCAAACTGCTGATGATGTTTAAAAAATTCGATATGAACGAATCGGATTTCATTGCTGTTCCTCCCTCTTTCGATCTTCAGGACTTCATTGATAAAAAAGTGGATGCGATGACGGTTTTTGTCACCAATGAAACCTATCAACTGGACAAAAAGGGCGTCGCATATAATGTCCTTGATCCCAGTGCGTATGGGGTTCGCTTCTATGACCTCAATCTTTTCACTTCCCAAAAAGAGCTGAGGGAGCATCCGCAGCGTGTAGCGGCATTCAGGAATGCTACGATCAAGGGATGGAAATATGCCCTGAAACACAAAGACGAGATCATCAGGCTGATACTGGATAAATACAATACGCAGTACAAAGACTACGCCTCCCTGAAGTATGAAGCCGATCAGATCAAAAATATGATCCTTCCAAAATTCTATCCGATGGGAAGTATCGACCCCAAGAGAGTCAAGGAGATAGCCCACACATTCATTTCGCTTGGGATATTGCCTCCTTCGACATCGTTGAATCTCGACAAGTTTATCTACAATACGGTTCCGGATGATATCGGCCTGAGTGCAGAAGAGTCCAACTATCTCAATACAAAAAATGTCATTACCTATTGTGCCGATCCGGATTGGCTGCCGCTGAGTGCTATTGTTGACAAGAGGCATATCGGTATGGATGCCGATTATCTTTCAATTATTTCCGGCAGGATCGGAAGGCCCTTTCATCTCGTCTTGACCAAAAGTTGGAATGAATCGCTGCGCTTTGCCAGGGAGGGCAAGTGTGATGTTCTTACTTTGGCAATGGTGACACCGAAGCGAAAAGAGTATCTTCTATTTACCAACCCGCTTCTAAACATTCCTCTGGTACTTGTCACTGGTATAGATAAAGGGTTTTATACGAACCTGATGGAGCTTTCGGATAAGAAGATCGGTATCGTGAAAGGCTATGCGTATATTGAGCTTTTTAGAAAGATTTATCCCGATATCAAGCTGACGGAGGTGGAGAGTGTCACCAAAGGGATGAGAATGGTTGCTGAGGGCAAACTATTCGGTTTTATTGACAATCTTACGACCGCCGGTTATCTTGTGCAAAAAGAGTATGTCGGCACACTGAAGATCTCTGCCAAATTCGATGAAAATCTGGTACTGGGATACGGGGTGCAGAAAAGCCAGCCGCAGCTGCGTTCCATACTCGATAAAACGATAGCGACGATTGATGAGGAGACAAAACAAGCCATTGCCAGCCGTTGGACAAGTATCAAGATAGAGAATGGAATCAGCCATGCAGTGCTGCTGAAAATTTTACTTGTTGTATTGCTCGTTGTTTTGATCATCTATTACCGATACAGGAAAATGAGTACCGAAAAGAATGCACTTGAGGCGATTTCTATGATAGACTCCCTGACAGAACTTTTCAATAGAAGAAAAATCGACCGCTTGATCGATAGTGAAGTGAAACGAATCAGGACAAAAGGCTGTTTCAGCCTTATATTGATCGATATCGACAATTTCAAAAACATCAACGACAGCTATGGCCACGATGTAGGCGATATCGTACTCAAACACATTGCACAAATACTGAAAAGCAGTGTCCGAAAAAAGGATAGTGCCGGACGATGGGGAGGTGAAGAGTTTCTCATCGTCTGCCCGGATACCAGCAAAGAGGAGGCAGCAAAATTTGCAGAACGTATCCGGATAGCTATCGAGAATGAGAGTTTCGAAAAGATCCTGAAGGTCACTGCCAGTGTCGGTGTAGCCGAGTACAACAGGGAAAATATTGGCGATACATCTCTTATTAGAAGATTAGACAAGGCGCTGTACGATTCCAAAAGGGACGGAAAGAATAGGGTAACTGTGGCTCTCTAAGTTCGTATACATTGTTTTTATCTTTGAACTTCGATGCGCTGCGTCTTTGACGAGGGTCAAGTGTCAGGTGACCTGGCTATAATATATGTTGCAAAGAAGTTCAATAAAAATGTCATAAAAGGAAAACCTATGAAAAAAATAACTTTTTCCCTTATATCGATTCTATCGTTGAGTGGATTGTCTTTTGGAGGCGGAAATGTTGTACCTATAGTGCCGGTAGAAGAACCTATTGTGGAGACACCTGTTAATAGTGCTTTTTATGTAGGACTGGGGTATAGCTATCTCAGCTCTAACCGTACAGCAAAACTCAATAAGCCAGGTGACCCTCGTCATGGCCAGGTTGTCAAAGATACGGATTCCAATGCCGATAATATTTTACTGCAGGTGGGGTATCAGTTCAATCCCTATCTTGCGCTGGAGGGCCGATACACTTTTTCAGTGGGTGATCATTCATTGACCCATAATCATTTGGGTGGAATTAAGGAGGATGTTGATATTGATATTTCCAATATGGCTCTTTATATTAAACCAATGTACCCTATTGGGGATTTTTCTATCTATGGATTACTGGGGTATGGAAAAGTCGAAAGAGAACGTCATGAAGAACCTTATCGTAGCTGGGATGGCAGCGGTTTCCAATGGGGTGCAGGTGTACAGTATGCCATAGGAGATGACTTTTCGGTGTTTGTTGATTATACCCGGTGGTATGATGAAGAAGGCGAACCGCATGAGCGTCTGCCGAGACTATTGGATACTGATTTTTCTGTTTTGAGTGTCGGAATAAGTTATAGATTTTGATTTGGAAATATGCTGCATCGGTTACCTGTGCAGTAAAGAATCCATCATCGATTCCATAGAACTGCAGTCAATGATTTTCTGATATTTTAACTCATCTTCAGACAGTTCTTCTGCATTTTTTATCTGCATCTCAAGTATATTCGTATCTGCTTCGGAGATATCATTGCCGAGCTTGGTACGTTTCTTTATCCTGTCCCGTATCACTTCTGTATCGCATTGCAGATCGAGTATCCTGAAAGGAATATCCTGTTCGACGGAGAGTTGCTCAAAAAGCTTTCGCTGCCACTGTTTCAAAAAAGTCGCATCAACAACAACCGGCAATCCGGCACGCAAAACTACCAGTGCAAGTTTTGCCAATCGTTCATAGGTCTTTCTGTTTGCATCAGGTGAATATTTCTCTTCTATCCCTTTTTCGCCGTTTGGCCCAAAAAGCCTCATTCGTTCTCTGTCGGACCGGATACGAAGCGCACCGTATGACTCCACTGACATCAGCGCACAGGTACTTTTGCCAGAACCGGAAAAACCATGCGTCAGAGCCAAAAACAGATCTGTTTTCTCTGTATATTTTATTGCCAGATCCATATAGCCTTCCACTTCATCCAAAATGGCTTCGTACTCTTTGCCTTTTCCTGTCTGGGCTGCTCTGAGTGCCGAGACCTTTGCCCGTACCATTGCCCTGTAGGTTTTGTAAAAGTTCAGAACCTCGACCCCTTCATAATCTCCTGTCAATTCCAGATAGCGGTTCAGCACTCTGCGGCTGTGTCGGAACAGTCCGCGATACTCAAGATCCATCAGCAAAAATGCCAGGTCGCTGATCACATCGATATGGTTGAGATTTGGATTAAACTCTATTGCGTCGAAAAGAATCATCTTCCCCTTATAGAGAGCCATATTGTGCAGATGCAGATCCCCATGGCATTCACGGATAAAACCTTCTCTTTTTCTTTTCTTCAGTACTTTTCTGAGCCTGTTGAATTCACGGTATGTCCACATTTCTACAGCATCTTTCTTTCGGGAAAATCTTTCTGTATCCAGGATCGCGAGCTGTTCGAAATTCTCTTTCATGGGTGCGTACAGAGCATTCGGATCTCCATAGGCGGATGCAGGATCTACACTTTCCAAGCCTGTATGAATACCTGCGAGCATCTCTGCTATCTTTTCTGCCATTTCTATCTCCAGCCTGCCGTCATCCGCGATATGGTCCAGCTGGTTTCTCTGTTCAAAGCGGCGCATCTTGACAGCGTAATCCAACACTTTGCCATCGCCCTCAATTTCTGGATTTTCGATGGAACCGGTGATTTTCACAATACCCAGATAGAGTTTCGGGGCATAGCGCTTGTTGATCCGGAGCTCCTCCATGCAATACAGATGGCGTTTTTTCAGTGTCGAATAATCCAAAAAACCGAAATCGACAGGCTTTTTCAGTTTATAGACTGTATCACCGCAAAGAATCACTGTAGATATATGTGTCTGCAAAAGCTGTGTATCACATTGCGGCTTTAGATATCTTATGAGATTCCGGATGAGAATATTATGCTTTTCTATGCTCATTACAGGAAACCTTTTGTCTTTTGCATTTTTCTTCTCCTTATGAACGATATACTATAGGGAACCTCTAATAATAGGTGATACCCACAACATCGCTAGCTTTTGTCTAGGCTAGGCACTCTTTTGAAGACCTAGCCGTAGCTAAGTCGAAAAAGAGTAACAACGTATAGGCGAAAGCTAGAGATGCCCGAAGGGTGGGCTTTGCAAACGCAATCATGCACAAGATATTTACTTCGTCTTAGCTACGGCTAGGACTTGAAAATTTCTTGCACAATCTCACATTTGCAAAACCAATTGTGGGTATTACCTATTATTAGAGATTCCCTATAATATAACATATTTTCCAAAAGGCCAACAATGAAATTTTCCATAGACAGAGGTGGTACCTTTACTGATGTGTATGCCGAACATGATGGTCAAATTTATATAGAAAAGCTTCTATCTGTTGATCCTGCCAATTATGATGATGCCCCAAGGGAGGGGATTCGCAGGCTTCTTGGCAGGATCTCATCGGATGCAGTCTCTCTTGAGAGTGTTCCCGAAGAGTCGATAGAGTGGATCAGGATGGGAACGACTGTCACTACAAATGCACTGTTGGAGAAAAAGGGAGCGAGGACGGCACTGCTGATCACAAAAGGGTTTAGAGACCTGCTTGAGATCGGATATCAGAACCGTCCTGAACTGTTTGATCTGAATATCAAAAAACCCGAAGTGCTCTACGAAGAGGTAGTCGAGATAGATGAGCGGGTGCTTCCCATAAAGGAGGGTGGCGGTTTCGAGGTCATCAAGCCACTTGATATAGAGTCTGCAAAAGAAACGATGCAGAGACTCAAATCGCAGGGTATAGAGGCATTGGCGATAGTGTTGCTCCATTCGTATCAATTCTTTGAACACGAGGAGATATTGGGTGAGATTGCCGAAGAGTTGGGCTTCGAGCAGGTGAGTCTCTCGCACAGAGTCATCCCCTCGGTCAAGGCGGTAATCAGAGGAGATACGACTGTGGTGGATGCCTATTTGACACCACATATTCGCAGATATATCAACGACTTCTCCCAAGGATTTCGCAACAGGCTCGCGGAGACTGAACTGCTCTTTATGCAGTCTCACGGCGGACTCAGCCCTACAGGGGAGTTCAGGGGCAGCAACGCCATACTCTCGGGACCGGCCGGCGGGGTGTTGGGGCTTTCGTCGCTGTATGAAGATAAAGCTTTGATAGGTTTCGATATGGGTGGAACCAGCACCGATGTATCCCGTTATGACGGAAAGTTGGATTTGCGATTTGAGAGTGAGATAGCAGGAACCGTCATCCGCTCTCCTCAGTTGGACATTATGACAGTCGCGGCAGGGGGTGGCTCCAGACTCTTTTATAAAAACGGGATGTTTGTCGTGGGTCCCGAGAGTAGTGGGGCAGATCCCGGACCAGTTTGTTATAGGAAGGGAGGGTATCTCAGTATCACCGATGCCAATGCGGTATTGGGGCGCATCGTGCCATCACAGTTTCCAAAAATTTTCGGTAAGAGTGAAAATGAAGCACTTGATGTCGAAGCATCAAGAGAGGC
Coding sequences:
- a CDS encoding NADH-quinone oxidoreductase subunit N; the protein is MISAFSILFAASLLSLLLHRTKFLQPFALTALIAGLVLSGTSVGLNGFETSAAMTLFTVVMLIVLIAFVLHEKNDTTITQALFLATASVALLQSRTMLAFIVSFEAVSLISIVLVSDIRTKAQAEGAVKMFIAGAIATGMLLLGAAFYLMGGGVLDAPVTSNGNLFSLAGIYVMLFAVFYKLTIVPMHGWAADTYALVRHSHAALLTGVAKTIVALAAFRLFAPSLAQTVEMSVPLLAILAVVTMTLGNFMALYQKKLARMLAYSSIAHAGYMLLAYVAVKSGYASTGLLYMAIAYIFMQTAVFLVLDTLRNKYGMQTLEDVKGLAKGNGVLAFFFTVQLFSLAGIPLLAGFLGKAVVFYAVVDAGLWYVALIALLNSALSVGYYAWIVKHLYFDEAEASVIFKAEEKFTVMSQLILFGGTLYFGIFAFVVFAVGKSF
- a CDS encoding thioredoxin family protein, with the protein product MELTDKNYETIIKNNDTPVFIDFYSPTCGPCQMLMQLIDERLEKYGEENGIPVVKCDVSRNPKLASAFKIQSVPFTIAVMPDGKLKYPELGLKNETYYFELIDKLAGKGSFFSRLFS
- a CDS encoding complex I subunit 4 family protein — translated: MSPLLFVFGPIILGSLMMLLGKKESGMAKYIALTLFAIMLFFSFALLSALPEEGYMDLGSWFAVRDFDFILSLQVDRLSVVMLILTSALLILVTLSSWTMKDPRNYFSLLVLFSGPIFGVFMSTNLLWFFIFWELTLVPMFFLVGIWGAEGRIYAAVKFFLYTHVASMLILLAFFLIYKETGIFDMTMVKEAMLSTPVLVWWLLFIGFAVKMPIFPFHTWLPDAHVQAPAPVSALLAGVLLKMGAYAMIRMVVLMLPEQSEHFAWVILVLGLVTLFYAGFMALYETHLKKMVAYSSISHMGLVTVAIATLSYAGLSAALYEMIGHALIISPLFLIAGFLHSRTGSWQMKDMGGLMQKAPYLSAIFVLAGLAALGLPGTMGFIGELTILIAAIEQYGIGLIVVALGSMIGAGYIIWTFRRVVYGEKSALVEKSDFRMNRVEFAALIIFALGIIGFGLFPSVLFDTINAAFSMLLTSGGAL
- a CDS encoding FAD-dependent oxidoreductase, with amino-acid sequence METITCDVLIIGGGPAGGVCAVTAKMNYPQKKVLVVREMEVQMVPCAIPYVFGTTLGSSEKNVASCAKAEEMGIETIIAKVEEVNTEAKMARTSAHEIHFDKLVFATGSVPFVHASLQPSLAFEGVFTVPKNKQLIDKAKTYIDNVKNIVVVGTGFIGIEMAMELKESGKNVTVIGGSKHILKGTFDSEVAMQAEEILLAHDVAFISEDRVSGVLDDNGSKIVRGVQLKSGRVVPAQAVILATGYKPNTQLAKEAGLFLGHYGGIWVDEYMRTANHDVFAVGDCCARRGFISKVPSKVMLASTSAAEGRMAGSSLFGFKYLKGFSGTIAIFSTMVGTTAFSSAGITEEEARKSGADIVVGSFTGMNRHPGSIPGAHKQFVKLVAMRHSGQIIGGQIVGGNETGEMINIIGVMIETKMTIYQVMSMQVATQPMLTAAPTNYPIVMAAAMIAQKIENH
- the ade gene encoding adenine deaminase: MEMKSNYVDIFKREIFPAKVRVEKGKIASIERIDTPCDTYILPGFVDAHIHIESSMLPPSEFARLAVCHGTVATVSDPHEIANVLGIPGVGYMLDNSEMTPFKFYFGASPCVPATTFETSGATLGPDEIESLLKMPQIKYLSEVMNFPGVINGDPDMLAKIAKAKALHKRIDGHAPGLRGDELTKYIEAGIETDHEAFTYEEGLEKLQKGMKILIREGSAAKNFEALAPLIPAYPNKLMFCSDDRHPNDLAREHIDGHVRRAIAKGYDLFDVLRIASVNPVEHYGLEVGLLRVGDPADFIVVEDLKDFKVLQTVIDGEIVARGKKPLIDSVTVETPNHFHTGIKKEEDFILERCVHTEIIHALDHSLITEEEIMDLSSGKAKDVLKITVVNRYEDVKPAVAYVHGFGLKKGAIASSVAHDSHNIIAVGCSDALIAKAVNTIIGNRGGICAVTEEEIEVLSLPIAGLMSDKDGFEVANRYADLDRMVREYFTSLLSAPFMTLSFMALLVIPELKLSDKGLFDGRSFHFIDSCRR